One window from the genome of Marinilabiliales bacterium encodes:
- a CDS encoding 3-phosphoglycerate dehydrogenase: MRKVLVATEKPFAKKAVEGISGVLREAGYEMVLLENYSDKSDLIGAVEDVDGLIVRSDLVTAEVLDAARKLAVVVRAGAGYDNIDLEASTGKSVVVMNTPGQNSNAVAELAIGMMIYMARNQFNGTSGTELRGKKIGIHGCGNVGMNVARIGRGLQMKVIGFCSWVGMDRISFAGVKFVDSVEDLYSNCQYISLSIPANKETLRLVNYDLLSRMPAPAVLVNAARKEVVDEASLLRMFAERPDFQYLTDVAPDCAGEIAEKYPGRYFFTPKKMGAQTAEANINAGIAAARQIVDFFESGETKYQVNK, from the coding sequence ATGAGAAAAGTACTGGTAGCAACGGAAAAACCATTTGCAAAAAAGGCTGTTGAAGGCATATCCGGAGTTCTCAGGGAAGCAGGATATGAGATGGTACTGCTTGAAAATTACAGTGACAAGTCTGATCTTATCGGGGCTGTAGAAGATGTTGATGGACTTATAGTAAGGAGTGACCTTGTCACTGCCGAAGTCCTTGACGCTGCCCGAAAACTTGCTGTTGTGGTCAGGGCGGGAGCCGGATATGACAATATTGATCTTGAAGCATCTACAGGTAAGAGTGTAGTCGTTATGAACACACCCGGCCAGAATTCAAATGCCGTTGCCGAACTCGCAATCGGCATGATGATATATATGGCCCGCAACCAGTTTAACGGCACTTCAGGGACAGAGCTCAGGGGCAAGAAGATTGGCATACACGGATGCGGTAATGTCGGGATGAACGTTGCCAGGATCGGCCGGGGCCTCCAGATGAAGGTGATTGGTTTTTGCAGTTGGGTTGGCATGGACCGGATCAGCTTTGCCGGCGTTAAATTTGTAGATTCAGTAGAGGATCTTTACAGCAATTGCCAGTACATATCATTGAGCATACCCGCCAACAAAGAAACTTTGCGCCTTGTCAACTACGATCTGCTATCAAGGATGCCTGCGCCGGCGGTACTCGTTAATGCAGCCAGGAAAGAGGTGGTGGACGAGGCCTCGCTGCTCAGAATGTTTGCCGAAAGGCCCGATTTTCAGTATTTAACTGATGTGGCGCCTGATTGTGCAGGTGAAATTGCCGAAAAGTATCCGGGCAGGTACTTTTTTACACCCAAAAAGATGGGAGCCCAGACGGCTGAGGCCAACATCAACGCGGGCATTGCTGCAGCCAGGCAGATAGTTGATTTTTTTGAAAGCGGCGAAACAAAATACCAGGTTAATAAGTAA
- the clpB gene encoding ATP-dependent chaperone ClpB, producing MDLNKFTIKSQEALQQAFSIAAGYSHQAVETGHIMKALLNADEHVTGFILKKLNVNTANFARVVDSIIESYPKVSGGDQYLSSGASSALQKAMAGSRDAGDEYVSIEHLLMGLFMTGDQVSQLMKDSGITAADLKKAIDELRKGAKATSQSAENSFNALNRFAINLNEMARAGRLDPVIGRDDEIRRILQILSRRTKNNPILIGEPGVGKTAIAEGLAHRIVDGDVPDNLKTKQVYSLDMGALIAGAKYKGEFEERLKSVVKEVVAAAGEIVMFIDEIHTLVGAGKSEGAMDAANILKPALARGELRAIGATTLNEYQKYFEKDKALERRFQLVIVDEPDVISAISILRGLKERYEAHHKVRIRDDAIISAVELSHRYITERFLPDKAIDLIDEAASKLRLEMNSVPENIDEIERSIKQVEIEKEAIKREGNKAKASELSATLANLSEERNRLRAAWENERKLISGIQKYKEAIENMKLEAVQAERQGDYGKVAELRYGRIKEAEENIAELNSELRKLQGEDALIREEVDSEDIAEIVARWTGIPVSRMLQSEREKLLSLETELHKRVVGQDEAIQAVSDAVRRSRAGLQDSKRPVGSFIFLGSTGVGKTELARALAEFLFDDENLMTRIDMSEYQERHSVSRLIGAPPGYVGYDEGGQLTEAVRRKPYSVVLLDEIEKAHPDVFNILLQVLDDGRLTDNKGRVVNFRNTIIIMTSNAGSEIIQANYDKLNGMDREEMFEKTRKEVFALLRRTIRPEFLNRVDDIIMFKQLSQDEVRQIVQLQFENVKNMLRTNNVEAEITERAVDLLTRLGYDPQYGARPVRRVMQKQILNELSRQIVAGKIDRDQKLIIDAEEDKLLFMNSGDR from the coding sequence ATGGACTTGAACAAATTCACGATAAAATCGCAGGAAGCCCTTCAGCAGGCATTCTCTATTGCTGCCGGGTACAGTCATCAGGCGGTTGAGACGGGGCATATAATGAAGGCCCTGTTAAATGCAGATGAGCATGTAACCGGATTCATACTCAAGAAACTAAACGTAAATACGGCAAATTTTGCGAGGGTAGTAGACAGCATCATTGAATCTTATCCTAAAGTTTCAGGCGGTGATCAGTACCTGTCTTCCGGAGCATCTTCTGCTTTGCAGAAAGCAATGGCCGGGTCCCGGGATGCCGGTGATGAATATGTTTCGATTGAGCATTTGCTTATGGGGTTATTTATGACCGGCGACCAGGTTTCTCAGCTGATGAAGGACAGCGGAATAACTGCAGCTGATCTTAAGAAGGCCATCGATGAACTCAGAAAGGGTGCCAAAGCCACCAGCCAGTCCGCCGAAAACAGCTTCAACGCTCTTAACCGTTTTGCTATTAATCTTAATGAGATGGCACGTGCCGGCAGACTCGACCCTGTTATTGGAAGGGATGATGAGATTAGGCGAATATTGCAGATATTGTCCAGGCGGACCAAAAACAATCCAATCCTTATAGGTGAACCAGGTGTAGGTAAAACAGCAATTGCAGAAGGACTTGCCCACAGGATCGTGGATGGTGATGTGCCCGACAACCTGAAAACCAAGCAGGTCTACTCACTTGACATGGGAGCCCTGATAGCTGGAGCAAAATACAAGGGAGAGTTTGAAGAGCGGCTTAAGTCAGTGGTTAAGGAAGTTGTTGCAGCGGCGGGTGAAATTGTCATGTTCATTGATGAGATCCATACCCTTGTAGGTGCCGGGAAGAGCGAGGGTGCAATGGATGCGGCGAATATCCTCAAACCTGCACTCGCGCGAGGTGAACTCCGGGCGATTGGTGCCACCACTTTGAATGAGTACCAGAAGTATTTTGAAAAGGATAAGGCACTTGAAAGAAGGTTTCAGTTAGTTATTGTAGATGAACCGGATGTTATCAGTGCAATTTCTATTTTGAGGGGGCTTAAGGAGAGATATGAGGCGCACCACAAGGTCAGGATCAGGGATGATGCAATTATTTCGGCCGTGGAGCTCTCGCACAGGTATATAACCGAAAGGTTCCTGCCCGATAAGGCAATAGACCTGATTGATGAAGCTGCATCAAAACTGCGGCTTGAGATGAATTCAGTACCTGAAAATATAGATGAGATCGAGAGAAGTATAAAACAGGTTGAGATTGAAAAGGAAGCAATCAAGCGTGAGGGGAACAAGGCCAAAGCATCGGAGCTTTCTGCTACGCTCGCCAATCTGAGTGAAGAGAGAAATCGACTCAGGGCGGCATGGGAGAATGAACGAAAGCTGATAAGCGGGATCCAGAAATACAAGGAAGCCATAGAGAATATGAAACTGGAAGCGGTCCAGGCTGAAAGACAGGGCGATTACGGAAAAGTGGCCGAGCTGAGATATGGCCGGATCAAGGAAGCTGAGGAAAATATTGCTGAGCTGAACAGCGAACTGAGGAAATTGCAGGGGGAGGATGCCCTGATCAGGGAGGAGGTTGATTCGGAGGATATAGCCGAGATAGTGGCAAGATGGACCGGCATACCGGTCAGCCGTATGTTGCAAAGTGAAAGGGAAAAACTGCTCTCACTCGAAACAGAGCTTCACAAGCGTGTTGTGGGTCAGGATGAGGCTATTCAGGCAGTTTCCGATGCTGTCAGGAGAAGCAGGGCAGGGTTACAGGATTCAAAAAGACCAGTAGGTTCGTTTATATTCCTTGGGTCTACGGGCGTGGGTAAAACGGAGCTGGCAAGAGCGTTGGCCGAATTTCTTTTTGATGATGAGAACCTGATGACCCGGATAGATATGTCTGAATACCAGGAGAGACATTCCGTATCAAGGCTCATCGGCGCACCACCAGGATATGTAGGTTATGATGAGGGGGGACAGCTGACGGAAGCAGTCAGGAGAAAGCCTTATTCGGTAGTGCTGCTCGATGAGATCGAAAAGGCGCACCCTGATGTGTTCAATATTCTTCTCCAGGTGCTTGATGATGGAAGGCTGACAGATAATAAGGGCAGAGTGGTTAATTTCAGGAACACCATAATAATAATGACCTCAAATGCCGGATCGGAGATCATTCAGGCCAATTACGACAAACTGAATGGCATGGACAGGGAGGAGATGTTCGAGAAAACAAGGAAAGAGGTGTTTGCGCTGTTGCGGCGGACTATAAGGCCCGAGTTCCTGAACCGCGTTGACGATATAATCATGTTTAAGCAACTTTCGCAGGATGAGGTCCGACAGATAGTGCAGCTTCAGTTCGAAAACGTAAAAAATATGCTGCGGACAAACAATGTGGAAGCTGAAATTACAGAAAGGGCTGTTGATCTTCTTACCCGGCTCGGTTATGATCCCCAGTATGGGGCAAGGCCTGTCAGAAGGGTGATGCAGAAACAGATACTCAATGAATTGTCACGGCAGATAGTTGCAGGGAAAATTGACAGGGACCAGAAGCTTATAATCGATGCTGAGGAGGATAAACTGCTTTTCATGAACAGCGGCGACAGGTAA
- a CDS encoding Hpt domain-containing protein encodes MEFKHINLDYLKEMSGGDRNMIKEMIDIYASEIPGYLERMNRYLETGDAEALGRLAHKAKASAQIMGAKKIAEDLRELENIASEGRNKDLYAGIVESITRQFTLSIDELKKVAETL; translated from the coding sequence ATGGAATTTAAGCATATAAACCTTGATTACCTGAAGGAAATGTCAGGTGGTGACAGGAATATGATAAAGGAGATGATTGATATCTACGCAAGTGAGATTCCTGGCTATCTGGAAAGGATGAACCGATATCTTGAGACAGGCGATGCGGAAGCACTTGGAAGACTTGCCCATAAAGCAAAAGCTTCGGCCCAGATAATGGGTGCAAAAAAGATTGCAGAAGACCTCAGGGAGCTGGAAAATATTGCCAGTGAGGGACGAAACAAGGATCTTTACGCCGGTATTGTTGAAAGCATCACCAGGCAGTTCACACTTTCCATAGATGAACTAAAGAAAGTCGCCGAAACGTTATAA
- a CDS encoding 2-phosphosulfolactate phosphatase, which yields MQKQAKKYIEVCYSPALYDYYRNDDAIVVVSDILRATTAICAAFDNGVKNLIPVGGIDEAREWKAKGYLVAAERDGIVLDFADFGNSPFNFKPDRVRGRTIVYSTTNGTQAIMMASGAKQVAVGAFVNLSALAGWLLEAGRDVVILCAGWKNRFNLEDTVFAGALADKLTGSGNFATKCDAAVAARDLWLTAQADLVGYMEKAAHRHRLKKLGLDDVLEYCFTPDSTDVIPVLKGDMLVSHTDY from the coding sequence ATGCAGAAACAGGCAAAAAAATACATTGAGGTGTGCTATTCTCCGGCGCTCTACGATTACTATCGTAATGACGATGCCATAGTTGTGGTATCTGATATTCTCAGGGCAACCACAGCCATCTGTGCGGCGTTTGATAATGGGGTCAAAAACCTCATACCTGTTGGCGGAATTGATGAGGCCCGCGAATGGAAAGCAAAGGGCTATCTTGTTGCTGCCGAGAGGGACGGCATTGTTCTGGATTTTGCCGATTTCGGCAATTCGCCTTTTAATTTCAAGCCGGACAGGGTCAGGGGGAGGACCATAGTATACAGTACTACCAATGGTACACAGGCCATCATGATGGCTTCAGGTGCGAAGCAAGTGGCTGTAGGGGCATTTGTAAATCTCTCCGCACTTGCCGGCTGGCTCCTGGAAGCAGGACGTGATGTAGTTATCCTCTGTGCCGGGTGGAAGAACCGGTTTAACCTGGAGGACACTGTATTCGCAGGTGCCCTGGCAGATAAGCTGACCGGGTCGGGCAACTTTGCCACAAAATGCGATGCAGCAGTTGCTGCACGTGATTTATGGCTGACGGCACAGGCAGACCTGGTTGGATATATGGAGAAGGCAGCGCACCGTCACAGGTTAAAAAAACTGGGACTTGATGATGTGCTGGAGTACTGTTTTACTCCCGACAGCACAGATGTCATCCCCGTTCTCAAAGGCGACATGCTCGTCAGCCATACCGATTACTGA
- the gcvT gene encoding glycine cleavage system aminomethyltransferase GcvT, with amino-acid sequence MKKTVFTDMHVKLGAKMQPFAGYFMPVEYSGINDEHRAVREKAGIFDVSHMGEFWVKGPGASAFLQYVTSNDINRLDIGMVQYTCLPNGNGGIIDDLLVYRIDPETYMLVVNASNIRKDWDWLSLHAREHGLEIGKDLYDASDEIALIAVQGPLAMRIMEELTGEPVGGMKFYSFRKLDIAGISNAIFSVTGYTGAGGCEIYVANEDGPALWNAIYGAGRNFGIKPAGLGARDTLRLEMGYCLYGNDIDETTSPIEAGLGWITRFVEGNEFIDRERLYRQKTEGVTRKLVAFIMKERGIPRKGYEIAGEDGTIIGNVTSGTMSPMMQTGVGMGYVTPDHAAEGATIDIIIRNKPIRAEIVKPPIYKGASGK; translated from the coding sequence ATGAAGAAGACTGTTTTCACCGATATGCACGTAAAGCTTGGTGCGAAAATGCAACCCTTTGCCGGGTACTTCATGCCGGTTGAATACAGTGGTATAAATGATGAGCACCGGGCAGTCCGGGAAAAGGCCGGAATATTTGATGTGTCACATATGGGTGAATTCTGGGTTAAAGGCCCGGGTGCGTCAGCATTTCTCCAGTATGTAACCAGTAATGACATCAACAGGCTTGACATCGGTATGGTTCAGTATACCTGCCTGCCCAATGGCAATGGTGGCATAATCGACGACCTCCTTGTATACAGGATCGATCCTGAAACATATATGCTCGTTGTAAATGCATCCAACATCCGGAAGGACTGGGACTGGCTCTCATTGCATGCCAGGGAACACGGACTTGAGATTGGAAAGGACCTTTACGATGCCTCTGATGAAATAGCGCTTATTGCAGTCCAGGGGCCATTGGCCATGAGAATAATGGAAGAGCTAACGGGAGAACCAGTTGGAGGAATGAAATTCTATTCTTTCAGAAAACTCGATATAGCGGGGATTAGTAATGCAATATTTTCAGTGACAGGGTATACAGGTGCAGGTGGATGTGAAATATATGTCGCAAATGAAGATGGCCCGGCCCTGTGGAATGCCATTTATGGTGCTGGCCGGAATTTTGGTATCAAGCCTGCGGGACTTGGTGCTAGAGATACCCTGCGCCTGGAAATGGGCTATTGCCTTTACGGGAATGATATTGATGAGACTACCTCTCCGATTGAAGCAGGCCTTGGCTGGATAACAAGATTTGTTGAGGGAAACGAATTTATTGACCGGGAGAGGCTGTATCGTCAGAAGACAGAGGGCGTGACCCGTAAGCTCGTTGCTTTCATAATGAAGGAGAGAGGCATTCCCAGGAAGGGTTATGAGATTGCCGGTGAAGACGGAACTATTATCGGAAATGTGACATCCGGGACCATGTCGCCCATGATGCAAACCGGGGTGGGAATGGGTTATGTCACGCCCGATCATGCAGCAGAGGGTGCGACAATAGATATAATCATACGTAATAAACCAATACGCGCTGAGATAGTAAAACCTCCCATATACAAAGGAGCCTCCGGCAAGTGA
- a CDS encoding DUF1015 domain-containing protein, which translates to MAILKPFRGLRPPSGIARQVASRPYDVLNSEEAREEARDNPYSLLHIIKPEIDCPRGTGEYDQLVYDTARSNLEKFREKGWLLQDKSECLYIYAQTMDGKRQYGLVGCAGVEDYMNDRIKKHELTRPDKEADRMRHVRVTNANMEPVFFTYRSEPEIDEIVKNYTRNNVPVYDFTADDGVGHHFWVIDERQLVTRLVELFGRVPCTYVADGHHRTAAAALVGNERKSANPNHTGGEEYNFFLAVHFPDNHLNIIDYNRVVKDLNGLERESFLRELEKVFVVTDKGEEIYKPGRLHEFSMYLEGSWYALSAREGTYNDADPIGCLDVTVLSKLVLDNILGIKDLRTDKRIDFVGGIRGLGELKRRVDSGEMKVAFALYPVTMKQLMDIADTGNIMPPKTTWFEPKLRSGLVVHLLD; encoded by the coding sequence ATGGCCATACTGAAACCTTTCAGGGGGTTGCGGCCTCCTTCCGGCATTGCCAGGCAGGTAGCCTCAAGGCCCTATGATGTCCTCAATTCTGAAGAAGCCCGTGAAGAAGCCAGGGATAACCCGTATTCTTTGCTTCATATAATCAAACCCGAAATTGACTGTCCCCGGGGAACCGGCGAATATGACCAGCTGGTATACGATACTGCACGGAGCAATCTCGAAAAATTCCGTGAAAAAGGATGGCTGTTGCAGGACAAATCGGAGTGTCTGTACATATATGCCCAGACTATGGATGGAAAGAGGCAGTACGGACTAGTAGGGTGTGCCGGAGTTGAAGATTATATGAACGACAGGATCAAGAAGCATGAGCTTACCAGGCCGGATAAGGAGGCCGATCGTATGAGGCACGTGAGGGTAACTAATGCCAATATGGAACCGGTGTTTTTTACCTACAGGTCCGAGCCGGAGATAGATGAGATAGTGAAAAACTATACCAGGAATAATGTGCCGGTATATGATTTTACCGCCGATGATGGCGTGGGTCACCATTTCTGGGTGATAGATGAGAGGCAACTGGTTACCCGGCTGGTTGAGCTGTTCGGCAGGGTTCCGTGCACTTATGTGGCTGATGGCCATCACAGAACCGCTGCAGCTGCACTGGTGGGTAACGAGAGAAAATCGGCCAATCCAAATCATACCGGTGGAGAGGAGTATAATTTTTTCCTGGCAGTTCACTTTCCTGACAACCATCTGAACATCATAGATTACAACAGGGTCGTGAAGGATCTTAACGGACTGGAAAGGGAGAGCTTTCTCAGGGAGCTTGAAAAAGTGTTTGTTGTGACCGATAAAGGGGAGGAGATATACAAACCCGGCAGGTTACATGAATTCTCAATGTATCTTGAGGGCAGCTGGTATGCTCTGAGTGCACGGGAAGGGACATACAATGATGCCGACCCGATAGGCTGCCTTGATGTTACAGTGCTATCAAAACTGGTACTGGATAATATACTGGGCATTAAAGATCTGCGAACAGACAAGAGGATTGATTTTGTGGGAGGAATCAGGGGGCTTGGCGAGCTGAAGAGGCGCGTCGACAGCGGCGAGATGAAAGTGGCTTTTGCCCTTTACCCGGTCACTATGAAGCAGCTTATGGATATTGCCGATACCGGCAATATTATGCCGCCCAAGACAACCTGGTTCGAGCCTAAACTCAGAAGCGGGCTGGTTGTGCATTTGCTCGACTGA
- a CDS encoding anti-sigma factor antagonist — protein sequence MLKPELTGGVIVYSFEPEGKLNAEIAENVRTELSARFDEPGTLMILDLGNISYVDSLGFSSLLSVMRKARSSSGVFRLCNIKPDVMRIFRLLRLQNVFYICDTRDECLKSFEQSQ from the coding sequence ATGCTTAAACCTGAGTTAACAGGCGGGGTAATTGTTTACTCCTTTGAGCCGGAAGGAAAGCTCAATGCCGAAATCGCAGAAAATGTCAGGACCGAACTTAGCGCCCGTTTTGATGAACCGGGAACATTGATGATACTTGACCTTGGCAACATATCATATGTTGACAGCCTGGGCTTCAGTTCCCTTCTCTCAGTTATGAGAAAGGCGCGCAGCAGTTCGGGTGTATTCAGGCTCTGTAACATCAAACCCGATGTCATGAGAATATTCAGGTTGCTCCGGCTTCAGAATGTTTTTTATATCTGCGACACCCGTGATGAATGCCTGAAAAGCTTTGAACAGTCACAATAA
- the serC gene encoding 3-phosphoserine/phosphohydroxythreonine transaminase: MKKHNFSAGPSILAREVIESTAEAVLDLNGIGLSVMEISHRGKDFQAVMDEAVALFKEVLGVPDGYEVLFLGGGASMQFCMVPYNILNKKAAYLETGSWAKKAIKEARYIGPVEVVASSADKNFSYIPESYEIPGDADYFHITTNNTIFGTGIHEDIDSPVPLVADMSSDIFSRPVDVSRYGIIYGGAQKNLGPAGVSFVVIRKDILGKVERNIPSMLDYRIHIENGSMFNTPPCLPIFTVRETLKWLKKLGGVSRMQEINTGKAGLLYDAIDNSRIFMGTAEKSSRSIMNVCFVMKEEYKDLEADFLAFAQEKGMVGVKGHRSVGGFRASIYNALPVESVQALIDVMREFEEIKVK; encoded by the coding sequence ATGAAGAAGCATAATTTTAGCGCCGGGCCATCAATCCTGGCCCGCGAAGTAATTGAAAGCACAGCGGAAGCGGTGCTCGATCTGAATGGAATTGGTCTGTCAGTCATGGAAATATCTCACAGGGGCAAAGATTTCCAGGCTGTTATGGATGAGGCTGTTGCACTGTTTAAAGAAGTCCTTGGAGTTCCCGACGGCTATGAAGTCCTGTTTCTCGGGGGAGGGGCAAGCATGCAGTTCTGTATGGTTCCCTACAATATCTTAAATAAAAAAGCAGCTTACCTGGAGACCGGATCATGGGCGAAAAAGGCAATAAAGGAGGCCCGCTATATCGGTCCGGTTGAGGTGGTAGCAAGTTCGGCGGACAAAAACTTCAGCTATATTCCCGAATCATATGAAATACCCGGAGATGCCGACTATTTCCATATAACCACCAACAACACCATTTTCGGCACCGGGATACATGAAGATATTGACAGTCCGGTCCCGCTTGTGGCCGATATGTCCTCTGACATATTCAGCCGGCCGGTTGATGTATCCAGGTACGGCATCATTTATGGCGGGGCACAAAAGAACCTCGGTCCGGCCGGAGTATCGTTCGTTGTTATCAGGAAGGATATCCTCGGCAAGGTTGAACGCAACATCCCCTCCATGCTGGATTACAGGATACATATTGAGAACGGATCAATGTTCAATACCCCTCCCTGTCTTCCGATATTCACCGTGAGGGAAACACTCAAGTGGCTAAAGAAGTTGGGCGGAGTTTCCAGGATGCAGGAAATCAATACCGGTAAGGCCGGATTGCTTTACGATGCCATTGATAACAGCAGGATATTCATGGGAACTGCAGAGAAGAGTTCACGGTCGATCATGAATGTCTGTTTTGTGATGAAGGAAGAATACAAGGATCTTGAGGCTGATTTTCTTGCCTTCGCACAGGAAAAAGGCATGGTAGGCGTCAAGGGACACAGGTCGGTCGGGGGATTCAGGGCCTCGATCTACAATGCGCTGCCGGTCGAAAGCGTACAGGCGCTTATCGATGTGATGAGGGAGTTTGAGGAAATAAAAGTTAAATAA